The following DNA comes from Wenzhouxiangella sp. XN24.
AAATAAAACTGCGGCCGGTAGCCCTTGAAAAACGGCGTATGACGACCACCCTCGTCCTTCGCCAGGATGTACACCTCGGCCTGGAACTTCGTGTGCGGCGTGATCGAACCCGTCTTCGCCAGCACCTGGCCACGCTCTACGTCGTCACGCTTCGTACCGCGCAGCAGCACGCCCACGTTGTCCCCCGCCTGGCCCTGGTCCAGCAGCTTGCGGAACATCTCGACGCCCGTCACCGTCGTCTTCGTGGTATCACGGATGCCCACGATCGACACCTCGTCGCCCACCTTCACGATGCCGCGCTCGATACGTCCCGTCACCACCGTGCCACGTCCCGAAATCGAGAACACGTCCTCGATCGGCATCAGGAACGCACCATCAATCGCACGCTCCGGCTCCGGAATGTAACTGTCCATCGCGTCCACCAGCTTCAACACCGACGGCACGCCAATCTCGCTGTCATCACCCTCGAACGCCTTCAGCGCCGAACCCGTGATGATCGGCGTGTCGTCCCCGGGGAACTCGTAGGTGCTCAGCAAATCCCGAACCTCGAGCTCCACCAGCTCCAGAAGCTCGGCATCGTCCACCATGTCCGCCTTGTTCAGGTACACCACGATATAAGGCACACCCACCTGCCGCGCCAGCAGAATGTGCTCCCGCGTCTGCGGCATCGGACCATCCGCCGCCGACACCACCAGGATCGCACCGTCCATCTGCGCCGCACCCGTGATCATGTTCTTGATGTAGTCCGCATGACCCGGACAGTCCACGTGCGCGTAATGCCGGTTCTCCGACTGGTACTCCACGTGCGCCGTCGCAATCGTGATGCCGCGCGCCTTCTCCTCCGGCGCCTTGTCAATCTGGTCGTAGGCACTCACCTCACCACCAAACTTCTCCGCCATCACCTTCGTCAACGCCGCCGTCAAGGTCGTCTTGCCATGGTCAACATGGCCAATCGTCCCCACATTCACATGCGGCTTCGTACGCTCGAATTTCGACTTGGACACAGCGTCTACCTCGTTCTTTCAGTCTTTGTTCTTCCCGGCCCGGGCGGCTCAGGAAGCCTTCTTGATCACGGCATCGGCGACGTTGTTCGGCGCCTCGTTGTAGTGACCGAACTCCATCGAATACGTCGCCCGGCCCTGGCTCATCGAGCGCAGCTGGGTCGCGTAGCCGAACATCTCGGCCAGCGGCACTTCCGCGCGGATGATGCGGCCCGAAGGCGCCTCTTCCATGCCCTGCACCAGGCCGCGGCGGCGATTCAGGTCGCCCATGACGTCGCCCATGTAGTCCTCCGGCGTCACGACCTCGACCCGCATGATCGGCTCGAGCAGCACCGGCTTCGCCTTGCTGCAGCCTTCCTTGAAGGCCATGGAGCCGGCGATCTTGAACGCCATTTCGCTGGAATCGACCTCGTGGTACGAGCCGTCGAACAGGGTGACCTTGACGTCCACCACCGGATAACCGGCGAGCACGCCGCTGGCCAGCTGTTCCTGGATGCCCTTGTCCACCGCCGGAATGTATTCGCGCGGAATGACACCGCCGACGATCGAGTTTTCGAACTCGTAGCCGGCGCCGGGCTCCTGCGGCTGGAGCTTGATCCAGACGTGGCCGAACTGGCCGCGGCCGCCGCTCTGGCGGACGAAGCGGCCTTCCTGCTCGACGGTCTGGCGGATCGTCTCGCGGTAGGCCACCTGCGGCTTGCCGACGTTCGCCTCGACCTTGAATTCGCGCTTCATGCGATCGACGATGATCTCGAGGTGCAGCTCGCCCATGCCGGAAATGATCGTCTGGCCGGACTCCTCGTCGGTATGCACGCGGAAGGACGGATCCTCCTGCGCCAGCTTCGACAGGGCCATGCCCATCTTCTCCTGGTCGGCCTTGGTCTTCGGCTCGACGGCGACCGAGATGACCGGCTCCGGGAACTCCATCCGCTCCAGGGTGATGACTTCCTTGAGATCGCTCAGCGTATCGCCGGTGGTGACGTCCTTGAGACCCACCGCGGCGGCGATGTCGCCCGCGTGCACTTCCTTGATTTCCTTGCGCTCGTTCGCGTGCATCTGGAGGATGCGGCCGATGCGCTCCTTCTTGCCCTTGACCGGGTTGTAGATCGTGTCGCCGGAAGCGAGCACGCCGGAGTAGACGCGGAAGAACGTCAGGTTGCCGACGAACGGATCGGTCGCGATCTTGAACGCCAGGGCCGCGAAGGGCTCCTTGTCGTCCGCGTGGCGCTCGGCCTCGGTCTCGTCGTCGAGCAGCCCGCGAATGGCCGGCACCTCGACGGGCGACGGCATGTATTCGATGATGGCGTCGAGCATGGCCTGGACGCCCTTGTTCTTGAACGCCGAGCCGCACAGCACCGGGACGACCTCGTTGCGCAGGGTGCGCAGCCGCAGCCCCCGCTTGATCTCGTCCTCGGTCAGCTCCATGGTCTCGATGTACTTGTTGGTCAGCTCTTCGTCGCCCTCGGCGGCGGCTTCCACGAGATGCTCACGCCACTGCTGGCACAGCTCGGCCATGTCGGCGGGGATATCATGCAGTTCGAAGGTGGTGCCCTGGGTGGCGTCGTCCCAGATGATCGCCTTCATGCGCAGCAGGTCGATCACGCCGCGGAAGGTCTCCTCGGCGCCGATGGGCAGCTGGATCGGCACGGCGGTGGCCTGCAGGCGTTCCTGCATCTGCTTCACGACGCGCAGGAAATTCGCCCCCGGACGATCCATCTTGTTGACGAACGCCATGCGGGGGACATGGTACTTGTTGGCCTGGCGCCAGACGGTCTCGGACTGCGGCTCCACGCCGCCCACCGAGCAGAACACGGCCACGGCGCCGTCGAGCACGCGCAGGGAACGCTCGACTTCGATCGTGAAGTCCACGTGTCCCGGCGTGTCGATGATGTTGATGCGGTGCTCGGGAAAGCTCTGGTCCATGCCTTTCCAGAAACAGGTCGTCGCCGCGGAGGTGATCGTGATGCCACGCTCCTGCTCCTGCTCCATCCAGTCCATGACGGCCGCACCGTCATGCACCTCGCCGATCTTGTGCGAGACACCGGTGTAGAACAGTACGCGCTCCGTCGTCGTCGTCTTGCCCGCGTCGATGTGGGCCATGATGCCGATGTTGCGGTAGCGCTCGATGGGAGTCGTGCGAGCCACGTTAAAATACCTCGTTGTCCGTGGAGCGGGTGGCAGTGCGCCGGGTTACCAGCGGTAGTGTGAGAAGGCCTTGTTGGCCTCTGCCATCCGGTGCGTGTCTTCGCGCTTCTTCACTGCGGCGCCGCGACTGTCCGCGGCATCCATCAATTCGTTGGCCAGCCGCTGGGCCATGGACTTCTCGCCGCGCGCGCGGGCGGCGTCGATCAGCCAGCGCATCGCCAGCGTCTGGCGGCGCACCGCGCGCACCTCGACCGGCACCTGGTAGGTGGCGCCGCCGACCCGGCGGGACTTCACCTCGACCATCGGCTTGACGTTCTCCAGCGCCTGCTCGAGGATCTCGACAGCGCTGTCGGCCGGCATCTTGCGCCGATCCGAGATCTGGTCGATCGCACCGTAGACGATGCGCTCGGCGACAGACTTCTTGCCGCTTTCCATGACCATGTTCATGAACTTCGACAGCGTCTCGCTGCCGTAGACCGGGTCGGGGAGAATGAGGCGCTTGGGCGCCTGGGCACGTCTGGACATGGGACTACCTGGCCGAAAAAGAGGTCGTGAAGGGGGAGTTCATCAGGACTTGGGGCGCTTGGCGCCGTACTTCGAGCGGCCCTGGCGACGATCGCTGACGCCGGCGCAGTCGAGCGTGCCGCGCACCGTGTGGTAGCGCACGCCCGGCAGGTCCTTGACGCGCCCGCCGCGGATGAGCACCACCGAGTGCTCCTGGAGGTTGTGCCCCTCGCCACCGATGTAGCTGGTCACCTCGAAGCCGTTCGTGAGCCGGACGCGGGCCACTTTCCGCAGCGCCGAGTTCGGCTTCTTCGGGGTCGTGGTGTAGACGCGCGTGCACACGCCGCGCCGCTGCGGGCTGGCCTGCAGTGCGGGCACCGCCGTCTTTTCCTTCTGGATGCGACGGGGCTTGCGGACGAGCTGATTGATCGTAGCCATAGATTCTCTATTCCCGATTTCACCTGACACAGAAAAACCAGGCCGCCCTAGGCGGCCCGCTTCCCCGGTGGCATCTTGTGCAGGCCGTTTTATGGACGGCCTGTGCTGAGCCCGAGGATTTTAGGAACCGGGCCCCGCACTGTCAAGCGCAGGGCCCGGTATTCGCTCACTCGCTTTCGCTGGGCGCCGGCGTCTCGACGTCTTCCGCAGTCACTCCGGCGGCGTCCATCGCCTCCGCCATGGTCATTTCCGCGGGACTGATCTCTACTTTGCGGCGGCGCGCCATGTGGAACGCGAAGCCGGTCCCGGCCGGAATCAGGCGCCCGACGATGACATTTTCCTTCAGGCCCCTCAGGTCGTCGCGCAATCCGCGCACCGCCGCCTCGGTCAGCACCCGGGTGGTCTCCTGGAAGGAGGCCGCGGAGATGAACGACTCGGTGGCCAGCGAGGCCTTGGTGATGCCCAGCAGGACCGGCGTGTAGGTCGCCGACGCGCCGTCCTTCTCCGCGACGCGCTCGTTCTCTTCCAGCACGCGGGCCCGGTCGAGCTGCTCGCCGCGCAGGAACTTGGTGTCGCCCGGATCCGTGATCTCGGCCTTGCGGAGCATCTGGCGGATGATGACCTCGATGTGCTTGTCGTTGATCTTCACGCCCTGCAGCCGGTACACGTCCTGGATCTCGCGCACCAGGTAGTCCGCCAGCAGCTTGACGTTCTGCAGGCGCAGCAGGTCGTGGGGGTTCATCTCGCCGTCCGAGATCACTTCGCCACGCTGCACCACCTCGCCCTCGAAGACCGACAGGTTGCGCCACTTCGGGATCAGTAACTCGTGCTCGCCCTCCTCGTTCTCGATGACGAGGCGGCGCTTGCCCTTGGTCTCCTTGCCGAACTTCACCTTGCCACTATGCTCGGCGAGGATCGCGGGCTCCTTCGGCTTGCGCGCCTCGAACATGTCGGCGACGCGCGGCAGGCCGCCCGTGATGTCGCGGGTCTTGGAGGATTCCTGCGGGATACGCGCGATGATGTCGCCGACACCGACTTTCTGGCCCGGCTCCATGACCACGATGGCGCCCACCGACAGCGGGTAGGCAATCGGTTCCTTGCTGTCGGGGAAATACAGGTCCTTGCCCTTGGCGTCCACGAGCTTGGCGATCGGCCGCAGGTCCTTGCCGGCCGCACCGCGCTGCTTGGGATCGATCGCGACGATGCTCGAAAGCCCGGTATGCTCGTCGACCCGCGACTCCACGGTCACGCCGTCGATGAAGTCCTGGAACTTCATGATACCTGCGGCCTCGGAGACCACCGGGTGAGTGTGCGGGTCCCAGGTGGAGATTACCGCGCCCGCCTTCACCTGGTCGCCGTCGTCGACCATGATGGCCGCACCGTAGGGGATCTTGTAACGCTCCCGCTCGCGGCCGAATTCGTCGATGATGCCGAGCTCGCCCGAGCGCGACACCGCCACCAGGTGGCCCTTCTCATGCCGCACCGTCTTGATGTTGTGCAGGCGCACCGTGCCGCCGTTCTTCACCTGGACATTGCTGCGTGCCGCAGCCCGCGAAGCCGCACCACCGATGTGGAAGGTGCGCATCGTGAGCTGCGTGCCCGGCTCGCCGATCGACTGCGCCGCGATGACGCCGACGGCCTCGCCGATGTTGATCGGATGGCCGCGCGCGAGGTCACGCCCGTAGCACTGGGCGCACAGGCCGTAGCGCGTCTCGCAGGTGATCGGCGAGCGCACCCAGACCTGGTCCACGGACAGCCGCTCGAGCTCCTTGACCCAGCGCTCGTCCAGCAACGTGCCGGCCGCCACGACCACGTCGTCACCGCCCGGACGCAGCACGTCCTCGGCAACCACCCGGCCGAGGACGCGTTCGCGCAACGGTTCGACCACGTCGCCGCCCTCGACGAGCGGCGTCATCAGGAGGCCGTCCGTCGTGCCGCAATCGACCTCCGTGACCACGAGGTCCTGCGCCACGTCGACCAGGCGCCGGGTCAGGTAACCCGAGTTCGCGGTCTTCAGCGCCGTGTCCGCGAGGCCCTTGCGGGCGCCGTGGGTGGAGATGAAGTACTGCAGGACGTCGAGGCCTTCACGGAAGTTGGCGGTGATCGGCGTCTCGATGATCGAGCCGTCCGGCTTGGCCATCAGGCCGCGCATGCCGGCCAGCTGGCGAATCTGCGCCGCGGAGCCACGTGCGCCGGAGTCGGCCATCATGAACACCGAGTTGAAGGACTTTTCGCGCACCACCTTGCCGCTGGAATCGGCCACGTCCTGGGTGCTGATCTTGTCCATCATGGCCTTGGCGACGCGGTCGTTGGTATGCGACCAGATGTCCACGACCTTGTTGTAGCGCTCGCCGTTGGTGATCAGGCCGGAGGCGTACTGCTCCTGGAAGTTCTTCACCTCCGTCTCGGCCTCGGCCAGGATCTCCGCCTTCTCGACCGGGACGACCATGTCGTCTGCGCCGAAGGAGACGCCCGAGCGCGTCGCGTAACGGAAGCCCATGTACATGAGCTGGTCCGCGAACACCACGGTTTCCTTCAGTCCCAGGCGACGATAGCACTCGTTGATGATCCCCGAGATGGCCTTCTTGTTCATGTCCTTGTTGATCAGCTCGAAGGGCAGCCCCTCCGGCAGGATCTCGGACAGCAGGGCGCGGCCGACCGTCGTCTCGATGGTCTTCAGGGTCGAGACCTTCTCGCCGTCCTCGTCCTGCGACCAGTCGCGAATGCGGACCTTGACGGCGGCGTGCAGGCCGACGGCACGGTTCTCATAGGCGCGATGCACCTCGGACACGTCCGTGTACAGGCTGCCCTCGCCCTTCTGGTTGGTCTGCTGGCGGGTCAGGTAATAGAGCCCCAGCACGACGTCCTGCGACGGCACGATGATCGGCTCGCCGTTGGCGGGCGAGAGGATGTTGTTCGACGACATCATCAGGGCGCGCGCCTCGAGCTGCGCCTCCAGCGACAGCGGCACGTGCACCGCCATCTGGTCGCCGTCGAAGTCGGCGTTGAATGCCGTGCAGACCAGCGGGTGCAGCTGGATCGCCTTGCCCTCGACCAGCACCGGCTCGAAAGCCTGGATGCCGAGACGATGCAGCGTCGGCGCACGGTTCAGCATGACCGGGTGCTCGCGGATGACCTCTTCGAGGATGTCCCAGACCTCCGGTCCCTCGCGTTCCACGGCGCGCTTGGCGGCCTTGATGGTCAGCGCCTCGCCGCGCAGCTGCAGCTTGTGGAAGATGAAGGGCTTGAACAGCTCCAGCGCCATCTTCTTCGGCAGGCCGCACTGGTGCAGCTTGAGCGTCGGCCCCACCACGATCACGGAGCGGCCGGAGTAGTCCACGCGCTTGCCGAGCAGGTTCTGGCGGAAGCGGCCCTGTTTGCCCTTGATCATGTCGGCCAGCGACTTCAGCGGGCGCTTGTTGGTGCCCGTGATGGCGCGGCCGCGGCGGCCGTTGTCCAGCAGCGCATCGACCGATTCCTGCAGCATGCGCTTCTCGTTGCGCACGATGATGTCGGGCGCGTTGAGCTCCAGCAGGCGGCGCAGGCGGTTGTTGCGATTGATCACGCGACGGTAGAGATCGTTCAGGTCGGAGGTCGCGAAGCGGCCGCCGTCGAGCGGCACCAGGGGGCGCAGGTCGGGCGGCAGCACCGGCAGCACGGTCATCACCATCCACTCCGGCTTGTTGCCGGACTCGATGAAGGACTCGAGCAGCTTGAGGCGCTTGGAAAGGCGCTTCAGCTTCGTCTCGGAATTCGTCCCCGCCATGTCCTCGCGGACCTGGGCGACCTCGGCCTGCAGGTCGAGGGTGCGCAGCATCTGGTGGATCGCCTCGGCGCCCATCCGGGCGTCGAACTCGTCACCGTGTTCCTCGATCGCCTCGAGGTACTGCTCGTCGGTCATCAACTGGCCGCGCTCCAGCGGCGTGAGCCCCGACTCGACGACCACGAAGGCCTCGAAATACAGCACGCGCTCGATCTCGCGCAGCGTCATGTCCAGCATGAGGCCGATGCGCGAGGGCAGCGACTTGAGGAACCAGATGTGCGCCACGGGGCTGGCCAGCTCGATGTGGCCCATCCGCTCGCGGCGCACCTTGGCCTGCGTCACCTCGACGCCGCACTTCTCGCACACCACGCCGCGATGCTTGAGCCGCTTGTACTTGCCGCACAGGCACTCGTAGTCCTTGATGGGGCCAAAGATCTTGGCGCAGAACAGGCCGTCCCGCTCCGGCTTGAAGGTCCGGTAGTTGATGGTCTCGGGTTTCTTGACCTCGCCGAAAGACCATGACCGGATCATTTCCGGGGAGGCGAGGGCGATGCGAATCGCATCGAAATCCTCGACCGGTACGTTCTGCTTGAAGAGCTTCAGAAGATCCTTCATCGCTTCACCTTCCCCCTGTGGGGGCTAAATTCGTAGTGCTCGTGCGCGCCTCGACCCAGCGGGTCTCGCTCACTCCTGCTCCAGCTCGATATTGATGGCCAGCGAGCGGATTTCCTTCACCAGTACGTTGAAGGATTCCGGCATGCCCGCCACCATCTGGTGCGTCCCGTCCACGATGTTCTTGTACATCCTGGTGCGGCCCTGGACGTCGTCCGACTTGACGGTGAGCATTTCCTGCAAGGTGTAGGCGGCGCCATAGGCCTCGAGCGCCCAGACCTCCATCTCGCCGAAACGCTGCCCGCCGAACTGCGCCTTGCCGCCCAGCGGCTGCTGGGTGACGAGGCTGTACGGACCCGTCGAGCGCGCATGCATCTTGTCGTCCACCAGGTGGTTGAGCTTCAGCATGTACATGTAGCCCACGGTCACCGGCCGGTCGAAGGACTCGCCGGTGCGCCCGTCGATCAGCGTCGTCTGTCCCGACTCCGGCAGCCCCGCGAGCCGCAGCAGGCCCTTGATCTCCTGCTCGTTCGCGCCGTCGAACACCGGGGTGGCCATCGGCACGCCGCCGCGCAGGTTGCCGGCCAGCTCGATGACTTCACCATCGTCCAGCGAACCGATGTCTTCGCGCTTGCCGCCACTGTGGTTGTAGACCTCGTCGAGGAAGTCACGGACCTCCTTGACCTCGCCCCGGGCATCCAGCATCCGCCCGATCTTCAGCCCGAGTCCGCGCGCCGCCCAGCCGAGGTGCGTCTCCAGCACCTGGCCGACGTTCATGCGCGAGGGCACGCCCAGCGGGTTCAGCACGATGTCCACGGGGGTGCCGTCCTCGAGATGCGGCATGTCTTCCACGGGAACGATCGTCGAGATCACGCCCTTGTTACCGTGCCGTCCGGCCATCTTGTCGCCGGGCTGCACGCGGCGCTTCACCGCCAGGTAGACCTTCACCATCTTCAGCACGCCGGGGGCGAGATCGTCGCCCGCGGTGATCTTGCCGCGCTTCTCTTCGAGGCGCAGGTCGAACTCTTCGCGCTGCTGTCCGAGGCGCTCCTTCATGCGCTCGACCTGGCTCGCGGCCTCCTCGTTCTTGAGGCGGACCTCGAACCATTTCTCGCGCGGCAGTTCCGCCAGGTAGCTCTTCGTGATGGTGCTGTCGGCCTTCAGCTTGTTCGGCCCGCCGGCCGCCTTCTTGCCGACCAGCATCTTCTCCACGCGGTCGTAGATGTCGTCCTCGAGGATGCGCAGGGTGTCGTCGAGATCCTTGCGGATCCGCTCGACCTCCTGGCGCTCGATGGACAGCGCGCGCGAATCCTTCTCCACGCCGTCGCGGGTGAACACCCGCACGTCGATCACCGTGCCGTCCATGCCCGGGGGCACGCGCAGCGAGGTGTCCTTCACGTCGGAGGCCTTCTCGCCGAAGATCGCCCGCAGCAGCTTTTCCTCCGGCGTCAGCTGCGTCTCGCCCTTGGGCGTGACCTTGCCGACCAGGATATCGCCCGCCTTCACCTCGGCGCCGATGTACGCGATGCCCGCCTCGTCGAGATTCGCCAGCGCCGATTCGCCCACGTTCGGGATGTCGGAGGTGATTTCCTCCGGCCCGAGCTTGGTGTCGCGCGCCACGCAGTTCAGCTCCTCGATGTGGATGGTCGTGAAGCGGTCTTCCTCGACCACGCGCTCCGAGATCAGGATCGAGTCCTCGAAGTTGTAGCCGTGCCACGGCATGAACGCCACCAGCAGGTTCTGGCCCAGGGCCAGCTCGCCCATGTTGGTGGACGGACCGTCGGCCAGCACGTCGCCCCGCGCGATCACGTCGCCCTCTTTCACCAGCGGGCGCTGGTTGATGCAGGTGTTCTGGTTGGAGCGCTGGTACTTCGTCAGGTTATAGATGTCGACGCCGGCCTCGTCTGCCGTCGTCTCCTCGTCATGTACCCGGACCACGATGCGCGAGGCATCGACCGAATCGACCACGCCGCCGCGTCGCGCGACCTCGGTTACGCCCGAGTCCACGGCCACGGCCCGCTCCATCCCGGTGCCGACCAGCGGCGTGTCCGCACGCAGCGTCGGCACGGCCTGGCGCTGCATGTTCGAGCCCATCAGGGCCCGGTTGGCGTCGTCGTGCTCGAGGAACGGGATCAGCGAGGCGGCCACCGAGACGATCTGCTTCGGCGACACGTCCATGTACTCGATGTCCGCCGGGGTGGCCATCGAGAACTCGTTGCGATGCCGGCAGGACACCAGGTCGCTGGTGAACTCGCCCTTGCCGCCCAGCTCGGCGTTGGCCTGCGCGATGACGAACTGGCTCTCCTCGATCGCCGACAGGTAATCGATCTGCTCGGTGACCTTGCCGTTCTCGACCTTGCGATACGGCGTCTCCAGGAAGCCGTAGTCGTTGGTCCGCGCATAGACCGACAGGGAATTGATCAGGCCGATGTTCGGTCCTTCCGGCGTCTCGATCGGGCAGACCCGGCCGTAGTGCGTCGGATGCACGTCACGGACCTCGAAACCCGCCCGCTCGCGCGTCAGGCCGCCCGGCCCGAGCGCCGAGACGCGACGCTTGTGCGTCACCTCGGACAGCGGATTGTTCTGGTCCATGAACTGCGACAGCTGCGAGGAACCGAAGAACTCCTTCACCGCGGCCGCCACCGGCTTGGCGTTGATCATCTCCTGGGGCATCAGGCCCTCGGATTCCGCCAGCGTCAGGCGCTCCTTGACGGCGCGCTCGACGCGCACCAGGCCGATGCGGAAGGCGTTCTCGGCCATCTCGCCGACGCTGCGGATGCGCCGGTTGCCGAGGTGGTCGATGTCGTCGACCGAGCCGCTGCCGTTGCGGATATCGCACAGCGTCTGCAGCACGGCGATGATGTCGGACGTCGCCGCCGGATCGTCCTTGCCGAACTCGGCGAACAGCTTCTTCGATTCCTCGTCCTTGCGGGTCGAGAAATAGTGGCCGTCGTAGAGCACGCCGGGGCCGGTGGTGCTGTCGCGATCCACGCGACGGTTGAACTTCATCCGGCCGACGGCCGAGAGGTCATAGCGTTCGGAGTTGAAGAACAGGTTGTGGAACAGGTTC
Coding sequences within:
- the rpoB gene encoding DNA-directed RNA polymerase subunit beta; amino-acid sequence: MAYSFTEKKRIRKDFGKRPTILEVPYLLSIQLDSYRKFLQTDLPEGRRDEVGLHAAFRSVFPIVSYSGNAALEYVSYRLGDPPFDVKECQVRGLTYSAPLRVKVRLVIYDKEASGTPKPVKDIREQEVYLGELPLMTENGTFVVNGTERVIVSQLHRSPGVFFDHDRGKTHSSGKLLFSARVIPYRGSWLDFEFDPKDCLFARIDRRRKLPVTILLRALGYSEEEMLALFFETNEFTLGKQVELKLIPERLKGETASFDIVVGDEVIVAEGKRITALHVRKLSNEKVKSLPVPVEYLEGKVLAHDVVDEKSGELLAKANDELTAESIKTLIKAGIKSIRTLWTNDLDRGPYLSQTLRIDATKTPLEALVEIYRMMRPGEPPTREAAENLFHNLFFNSERYDLSAVGRMKFNRRVDRDSTTGPGVLYDGHYFSTRKDEESKKLFAEFGKDDPAATSDIIAVLQTLCDIRNGSGSVDDIDHLGNRRIRSVGEMAENAFRIGLVRVERAVKERLTLAESEGLMPQEMINAKPVAAAVKEFFGSSQLSQFMDQNNPLSEVTHKRRVSALGPGGLTRERAGFEVRDVHPTHYGRVCPIETPEGPNIGLINSLSVYARTNDYGFLETPYRKVENGKVTEQIDYLSAIEESQFVIAQANAELGGKGEFTSDLVSCRHRNEFSMATPADIEYMDVSPKQIVSVAASLIPFLEHDDANRALMGSNMQRQAVPTLRADTPLVGTGMERAVAVDSGVTEVARRGGVVDSVDASRIVVRVHDEETTADEAGVDIYNLTKYQRSNQNTCINQRPLVKEGDVIARGDVLADGPSTNMGELALGQNLLVAFMPWHGYNFEDSILISERVVEEDRFTTIHIEELNCVARDTKLGPEEITSDIPNVGESALANLDEAGIAYIGAEVKAGDILVGKVTPKGETQLTPEEKLLRAIFGEKASDVKDTSLRVPPGMDGTVIDVRVFTRDGVEKDSRALSIERQEVERIRKDLDDTLRILEDDIYDRVEKMLVGKKAAGGPNKLKADSTITKSYLAELPREKWFEVRLKNEEAASQVERMKERLGQQREEFDLRLEEKRGKITAGDDLAPGVLKMVKVYLAVKRRVQPGDKMAGRHGNKGVISTIVPVEDMPHLEDGTPVDIVLNPLGVPSRMNVGQVLETHLGWAARGLGLKIGRMLDARGEVKEVRDFLDEVYNHSGGKREDIGSLDDGEVIELAGNLRGGVPMATPVFDGANEQEIKGLLRLAGLPESGQTTLIDGRTGESFDRPVTVGYMYMLKLNHLVDDKMHARSTGPYSLVTQQPLGGKAQFGGQRFGEMEVWALEAYGAAYTLQEMLTVKSDDVQGRTRMYKNIVDGTHQMVAGMPESFNVLVKEIRSLAINIELEQE